GACCCAGTGGTGCGGTTACTGCCGGCAGCTCAAAGCGTCGCTGAAGAAGCTCGAGATCGACTTCGAAGAGATCGACATCGAGCTGGACCCCACCGCAGCGGAGTTCGTCAGCTCAGCCAACGGCGGCAACCGCACGGTGCCGACGCTGCGTTTCCCCGACGGATCGACGCTGACGAACCCGACCGGGCGTGAGGTCAAGGCGAAGCTGGAGCGCCTCGGCGGGTAGACCCGTCAGCTCGATT
The window above is part of the Mycolicibacter sp. MU0102 genome. Proteins encoded here:
- a CDS encoding mycoredoxin translates to MNQLVMYTTQWCGYCRQLKASLKKLEIDFEEIDIELDPTAAEFVSSANGGNRTVPTLRFPDGSTLTNPTGREVKAKLERLGG